One Microlunatus soli genomic window carries:
- a CDS encoding LacI family DNA-binding transcriptional regulator, with protein sequence MRATVRDVAARAGVSPKTVSNVLNGTFRVSPATRQKVEEAVAALDYVPNLSARGLRNGRTGMIAVALPDLRMSYSAEMCHHFVVAAGKRGLHVQIEETAGGVDREVELMSRARAQLIDGLILNPVRLETTAVQRAVAMPPVVLIGEVDQPIVDHVWIDNTAAVREITQLLIDEGHRRIAIVGADNTATAQVRLIGFHQALEAAGISAEAALEIPSPDWHSTDAARWFGEFLDTHDVPEAVVCMTDTLAMGVISALHDHGLSVPGDVSVVGYDNITDSATMVPALTTIDFDKQKFAETAIDVLAARIADPNRPIMSVTIPHRIMRRASTRQRSTRKTGPRKTGTRKTGPRKPSTRKG encoded by the coding sequence ATGCGCGCGACCGTTCGAGATGTAGCGGCCCGGGCAGGCGTCTCACCGAAGACGGTTTCCAACGTCTTGAACGGCACCTTCCGGGTCAGCCCGGCGACCCGGCAGAAGGTCGAGGAAGCCGTCGCCGCACTGGACTATGTGCCGAATCTGTCGGCCCGCGGTCTGCGCAACGGACGGACCGGGATGATCGCGGTCGCACTCCCCGATCTGCGGATGTCGTATTCGGCGGAGATGTGCCATCACTTCGTGGTGGCTGCGGGCAAGCGTGGTCTGCATGTCCAGATCGAGGAGACTGCTGGCGGCGTCGACCGCGAGGTCGAGCTGATGTCGCGGGCACGAGCACAACTGATCGACGGGCTGATCCTCAATCCGGTACGGCTGGAGACCACCGCCGTGCAGCGTGCTGTCGCGATGCCGCCGGTGGTACTGATCGGCGAGGTCGACCAACCCATCGTCGATCACGTCTGGATCGACAACACCGCGGCCGTCCGCGAGATCACCCAGCTGCTGATCGACGAAGGTCATCGACGGATCGCGATCGTCGGTGCGGACAACACCGCCACCGCCCAGGTCCGATTGATCGGGTTCCATCAGGCCCTCGAGGCGGCCGGGATATCCGCCGAGGCAGCCCTGGAGATCCCCAGCCCGGACTGGCATTCCACCGACGCCGCGCGCTGGTTCGGCGAGTTCCTCGACACCCACGACGTCCCCGAGGCCGTCGTCTGCATGACCGACACCCTGGCGATGGGCGTGATCAGCGCGCTGCATGACCACGGTCTGTCGGTGCCCGGGGACGTGTCGGTCGTCGGCTATGACAACATCACCGATTCGGCGACCATGGTGCCGGCGCTGACCACCATCGACTTCGACAAACAGAAGTTCGCCGAGACCGCGATCGACGTGCTCGCCGCCCGGATCGCCGATCCGAACCGGCCGATCATGAGCGTCACCATTCCGCATCGGATCATGCGCCGGGCCAGCACCCGTCAGCGCAGCACCCGCAAGACCGGGCCCCGCAAGACGGGCACCCGCAAAACCGGGCCCCGCAAACCCAGCACCCGCAAGGGCTGA
- a CDS encoding Gfo/Idh/MocA family protein — protein sequence MIRVGLIGAVDQRHRWFLAAAQRRRAGVRIVGLSEPDPAARRRTAELYDLPSWSDHRDLLDAAAPSLVAIAGPGSGPIVIDALQHNVDVLVAPPLCDSLEELDTIARLAADLGHRVSTSYTYRGHPAAGTAVELLGRIGRPQLVSLLLGGEHDGTASRLSIMEAFDLFGRLTGGRPAGLTTVTDGHPAAVDDPAEIRAAYGELILVGSATNDRDGSPSDAVGAEAVADEATFEVRRRPGAVPSEVIEISGPAGMIEWEVGSGRLRSILDGQDPVTLSCGPATEAEWVLNNLIRRREPMIDTEHSLALSRLLLAAGL from the coding sequence ATGATCAGGGTCGGGTTGATCGGGGCCGTCGACCAACGGCACCGATGGTTCCTTGCGGCGGCGCAGCGACGACGTGCCGGCGTCCGGATCGTCGGACTCAGCGAGCCCGACCCGGCAGCACGGAGACGGACCGCAGAGCTGTACGACCTGCCGTCCTGGTCCGATCATCGCGACCTGTTGGACGCGGCCGCTCCGTCGTTGGTGGCGATCGCCGGGCCTGGATCCGGTCCGATCGTGATCGATGCGCTGCAGCACAACGTTGATGTCCTGGTCGCGCCGCCGCTCTGCGACAGCCTCGAGGAGCTGGACACGATCGCCCGACTTGCCGCCGATCTGGGACACCGGGTATCCACGTCCTACACCTATCGGGGGCACCCGGCGGCCGGAACCGCCGTCGAGCTGCTCGGTCGGATCGGCCGCCCGCAACTGGTGTCACTGCTGCTCGGCGGCGAACACGACGGCACGGCGTCCCGACTGTCGATCATGGAAGCGTTCGACCTGTTCGGGCGGCTGACCGGAGGTAGGCCGGCCGGCCTCACCACGGTCACCGATGGGCATCCGGCTGCGGTCGACGATCCCGCCGAGATCCGTGCCGCGTACGGCGAGTTGATCTTGGTCGGCAGTGCCACGAACGATCGCGACGGCTCACCGTCCGATGCTGTCGGTGCAGAAGCGGTAGCCGACGAAGCGACCTTCGAGGTACGCCGCCGACCGGGCGCCGTGCCGAGCGAGGTGATCGAGATCAGTGGCCCGGCCGGAATGATCGAGTGGGAGGTCGGCAGCGGCCGGCTGCGCTCGATCCTCGACGGTCAGGATCCGGTGACACTCAGCTGCGGGCCCGCGACCGAGGCCGAATGGGTGCTGAACAACCTGATCCGCCGACGCGAGCCGATGATCGACACCGAGCATTCACTGGCGCTGAGCCGGCTGCTGCTGGCCGCCGGTCTGTGA